The stretch of DNA ATCTCTCGATTTAATTCCTCAACATATCCATCCTTGATGACATAACGGCCCTGTTGCAGTAGTTCTTTATCTTCTTCATTGACCAAAGCTTCATAATTGAGCTTATATGGAAAGTAAGTGGATAGTTCTTCTAAATCATCCACTACAATTACCTCATACTCGGAGACAATATTGTACCATTGGATTTTTTCAATGATTTCGTCACTTAATGAGCCATAGTGATAGTGGGCAGCGGTTCGTTCTCCTTGATAGATAACTGATTCTTTCACGCTGGTAATATATAAATCTTTGTATAAGAAATGAAGGAAGAAAAACGAAAAGAGAAGGACAAAAACGATACACAAACTAATAAGCAATAATACTTTCTGACTTAATGTCATTGCTATTTTTCTCAATCACTTACCTCAAACTTATAACCTACACTCCAAATGGTCTGTATGAGTTTAGCATCTTCCGTTAACTTCAATCGCAAAGTTTTAATGTGTGTATCTACCGTCCTGCCGGTCCCCTGATAGTCTTCTCCCCAAATAGCTTGTAATAGCTGTTCTCTTTTAAAGACTTTCCCACTGTTTTTAGCAAGCATGAATAACAAATCAAATTCTTTTAGTGTCAATGAGAGCTCTCGATCGTTGACATATGCCTTAAATCCCAAAGAATCAAGAACCAGCGGCCCAATCTTTAATGAATTGTTGTTTTGAGTAGCATATGTTGATCTTCTTAATACGGATTCAATACGAGCCAACAGTTCTTCTCCATGGAAGGGTTTGACGATGTAGTCATCACCTCCAAGTTTCAGACCGTGAACTTTGTCCCATTCCTCCCCTTTAGCAGACAAGAAGATTAGAGGAATATCGAATTTTTTCTTCAACTCCATCGCAAACGTGAAGCCGTCCATATACGGCATCATTATGTCCACCAGAATAAGGTCAGGTGCTTTTTTTGATATTTTAGTAAAGGCATCCATCCCGTTAGATGCCTCTGAAATACTATAACCTTCTCTTTTAAGGAACGTCTTAATCAAGGATCTCATTGTTTCTTCATCATCAATTACCATGATAGTTAGTCTATTCACTGCGAGCCCCCCTATAATTCTTTACTCTAGTAACATATTATCCATCTTATCCAAAAGGTGTGAAGTTATTATGAGCTTTTTTAGAGCTGCACTTAATATGAAAAGAAAAAGCTTGTTCTTTGAATTAGCTACAGAAAGAATATTTCTGTATAGATTATTATAAAGGCATGACAGTCAAAAACTTTACATTTTCGTGTGAATTGACAAATGTAAACTAAATCCGAAAGCATTAAGTTTCTCAATGCTTTCGGATTCAAGCCTTAAAGAGGAATTGCCGGAACCACCGACAACTGTGACATCGACTTCTTTTAATATTTCTTTGCATGCTGTTCGAAATGATGAGATTATCGGCTATCGTGTATACGAAAAAGATAGCCGAACAGGGGAAATGAAGAAAGTCAAAACGGTTTCTCTTTTTGATCGCAAAAAAGTGGAAATCCGGTCCGAGGTATGCTTACTCGTGGGGAAGATGACTGGTTCTTACCTATTCAAGCGATTGATACAGCAAAGTGTTTTCATCATTACCTGACGGACAAATCGTACCGTATGAATATCGATTTCAGTGATAAACAAGGCAAGGAATTGGAAGTTTACAACGAACGCAAAGTAGCATCACTCATTCAAAGAATGCCGATGACAAAGTGGGGTGGTTCGAGTAAAAACTTAATCACCTTTGAGAACCAATTGTTTAAGCTAAATTTCGATATCGCACCAGAAGATCGCTTGATTGTCTATGAATGGACTCGACAGATTTGCGAGTATCGTTTGCATACTTATTTCGAGAAAAAAGCCGTATCAATAGTCGAATCCAACTGAAAAACCACTTCATCATTCATCTGATGAAGTGGTTTTTTAGTGTTGTATTTGCATGAAGGTTTTAGGATTTAATGAACAACAAGCAAACCGTTACAGGTTTACATATTTCAAAGAGCTAAATAAACAAAAGTGTTACACTGATGATTTTCTTTCCTCCTTATAACAAAGAGGACATCTGCTATTGTTACTGCTGTTTACACGGTTATTAGGGGTCGTTTCCCACTCATGTCCCCTTTCACATAGCCACCAGACCTTTTTTCCATAGTTCAAGGCTATTTCATTCGGATTTAAAGCTCCATTCTTTGTGGGATGCCACTGTTTACCCATTTGAGGTGCTAAAGCCATAAGAGAATTAGTTTCATTTATTTTCCTGTTTAAACAGTAAGGACATTTTCTTCCATTAGCACGATTCGCAATCGTTGCTTCCCATTCATGTTTGTCATTTTTTTCGCACCTCCACCAAACCTTCAGATGCGAAAATGGAGATACTTGGTTTGGCATAAGGGCACTATTCTTAGTTGGATGCCATTCTTCGGATACTAGGGGAAATAGCATTTCGAGATTTCGTTCATTTTCATTCATTTGTTTAAGAATTTCTCCTCGATCTCTGTTCGAGTCGACATCCACACTAGCTACGTCCAAGGAATATTTTTCAATAAGGTAGGCAAGGATTTCTCCTATGCATTTGTCTAACCCTTTTTTATGGTTGTAATCATGTTCGATTACGAAGGAATCACTGTTCTCGATGTTCGGCAATTTCCTGTCACCCACAAACTGGCGAACCCTAATGAGTTGAATGTTATTTTCCTTCATCAAGACATTTTTTCGCTCATCTCTCTCTAATTCATTCATATGATGGTAGCCATCATATTCGATTGCGAGATTCAGTGAATCAATAAAAATGTCGGCTTCCGCGTTATTAGCCAGAAACTCTAATTTTTTCCGGTTTTCTGTTTCTGGAAACAGTTTCTTTATATAGTAGAAGATTGCCTGTTCAGGAAAGGAGGTTTGGGAATTTCTTGAACAATCTGGACAACCCCTTCCATCCTGTCGACTATAGATAGCTGCCGACCATTCATGACCTTTTGAACAACGCCACCATACTTTTTCGTTCGAGAATGGCTTGAAGTCATTGGGAATTTTATCTCCATTCTTTTCACTATTCCATTCTTCACAAAGCTTAGGATTTGTGGCCAGAAGAGAGGTTTCATTAGTGGGCTTATGGCCCGAACAATAAGGACAGCCTTTTCCTTTTGTACGATTAGCAATATAGGCCTCCCATTCATGGCCGTGTTCACAAAGAAACCATGCTTTTTTATGGGTATTAGGCATGAAATCAAAAGCTGTTTTTTCGTTGTTCTTTTCAGGGTGCCATTCCTTTAAAAGATGAGGGTGTAAGGATCCAAAAGACTTCTCCCTCGTTACTCTTTGGCCAGAACAGTAAGGACAGTTCGTTTTCTTTCTAGTAGCTATGACCGCTTCCCATTCGTGTCCCTCAGCACACTTCCAACAAACTTTTTTATTCGACCCCTCTGTATAGGTATCAGGACCTCGTTCCCCATTTTTTTCAAAATCCCATTCGCCTGCAAGCTTTGGGTTTAAAAAAGCAATCGTTTTTTCAAATGGTGGCCTATAATTTTTTTTACCTTCCACAAACTTTTCTTTCGCACAAGTTGGACAGCCAGATTTATTTCCCGTTCTAGAATAAACATATGTATTCCATTCATGTTTTTTTGAACAAATCCACCAAACCTTCTTACCTGAACCAGGAGTTACATGTTCAGGTTTTAAAGTATCGTTCTTTTCTATGTTCCATTCTTTTGCTAGATGGGGATGGGTAATTGATAGGTTATTTGTTGGTATTTTATTAGACATTTTCTACACTCCTGATTATCTACGTTAAAAAAGCACAAATTCTATCATAACTGATTTAATCGTAACTTTGGATTAAAAATAATGGAAATGTAGATATAGTGAAAGAGTAGCCGAAATTGCATCTTGGCTGCTTCCTTTTTATTGAGTAAGTGTTCCTTCTTTCGTCACCAAGACCGATACTCGTGAATAAAGGTTCTTGGGGAGCGACAGATGCATCGTAAATTTCCAGTACGAAAAAGAGGGACGATTAAGTGACCTGGTCACTTCATTCGTCCCTCTTTCATTCATGCGGTTATGGTGCAGCCGGGTGCTGTCCATAGCAACCCGGATACATAACCCCTATGCTCAACTTGTCATTCGACTAAACGTTTTCAACTTCTGCAAATAGAAATTCTCGGCTTCTTCACGACTCCCAATTATATAGGCTTCCTGTGTAATGCGTCGTGCCGATAAAATGCCCTTTGCTTTCACTCCTGGCATGTGTTGGGCATCTGTTATGACATCCAGTAAGGTGAAATCTGCAGGCTTGATTAAGTGTCGTGCTACGCTTACTTCTTTCCGTAAGCCCACGTGGCCGTATCTCATAATGACTTTCCAGTAGGACCATTCCATCGTTCTCCACTCCCTTTCCCATCGGTAATGTGAAACGCTTTTGCTCCGCTTAATACTGATTGAATATTCAGTCTTATCATTAAAGGATATTCTAATACCCCTTCCAGAAGAACCTTATTAGGGGAAATCACTGATTTTGGGTCTTCAGAGATCTCGTTTATACGTCATAAAGTGAAGAGCAGCTGAAATTGCATCTTCAGTGCTTCTTTTTAGTAAACTGAGTGACTATTCTTTCGTAGTCCAAAAATGCTGTCTTCAGTTAGTAAGGAAGTTACGGATGCACGTAGCTACATACATTATCCAAATACGATTGAATTTCTTTTTTACTCTTCAATGTAATTACTTTCTTGGTCGGACCTATTGCTTGGAAGCTTTGAAGACGCTCGTCCATATTTCGCTTTCGGGGATAGTAAGTCGTGAGGATAAACTTAATGAATGCCCATTCGAGTTTGTCCTTACACCCCTCCCCCAAATCCTGCCGGGTTTTCCCCAGGTTCATCAGAGAACGCTTCACGACCCGGTAGAGACACACGTGAAGTGGAAGTTCCAAATAGATAATGGTATCGGCATGTGCTGCACGAATATCAAATGTATTGCTGTAATTCCCTTCCACAATCCATTGATCTTGAGTAACGATTTCCTGTTGGGCTTTTGAAAATTCCTCTAAAGACGCTTCCACCCAGTTAGGCTTCCAAAATAGCGTATCTAAATGAAAAACGGGGAGGTTCCAGGCTTCCCCTAATCTGCGGGCAAATGTTGACTTCCCTGCTCCTGCTGAAATACCAATTACCATAATTTTTTTCATTCGTTGTAGCCCCTTTTTATCCTACCTGGCGATATCGATACGCTTTAATCCCATTCATCCTTTAAATTCTTTTTACTCCTCTTTTGATTTAACCAAAACAATCGACATAAGCCAATAATTCCCTAAAAAAGAGCTGTGCGAAATGTTCCTTCGCTCAGCTCGTTCCTTATTACGGTAATGGTTTCGCTTCTACGTTAGCTGGACTGACTAAATAGATATTCAATGCTTGTTGGAATGTCCCAAATGTTTTGGGGTCTTTATCGAATTTGATGGCCCAGCGTCAGCATTTTTCGTACGACATCCGATCTTAATCCTGTGATTACTGTATGACAACCCATCATTGATGAACCATCAATTGTTTTCATTAAATGATCGATCACTTCCGACTCCATGTCCGTCATTTAAAGAACCAATATTTAATGATTGATATTTGTTTTGAAAAAGGTTAATATGAAATCAACTTCACATGAAGTTAACTTCACTTCAGGAGAATAAGTTGGTTAGGAGAGGTATAATTGAAAAATCTATTCATACAGCGTTTTGTAGTCTCAACTTTGCTAATTATATTGGGAATCATTCAAATAATTTTCGATACATCAGGAAGATTTAATTTTGGCTATATCATAGTATTCTTAGGTGGAATAATTTTGTTGTACTCAACAATTTCTTACATTAAATCCCGTAAGAATATATCACTAGAAAAGGAATTAGCAAAGGAATATGACGAAAGAGATGCTTTAATTGATGGAAAAGTTGCTCGCTTTTCCTTGTATATTCTGATATCCGAAATTTTTATTCTTATGTTTTTAACTAATTTTGTGGTAATCCCAACAAATACTGCATTATTTGTTGTCTTAATATCTTTAATAATTATTGAAAAGGGGTCTAGAAAGTATTACAATCATTTTCTTTAATCAGGAGGATTTATGGAAAATAGAGTAAAAGAATTGCGATTAGAATTTGGAATAACGCAACAAGAATTATCTGATAAAGTAAGTGTATCTTCTAGAACAATCATCTCATTAGAAAAACAAAAGTATAATCCATCTGTGCTACTTGCGTATAAAATAGCTTCAGTTTTTAATTTATCAATTGAAGAAACTTTTATTTTCGATGAGGATGACAAATAATCCATTTCATTAAGATACACTTATTAAACAAACAACGGAGGAATGAAAATGATATTTATATTATTTATTTTTGGGATAGTTTTAACGGTTTGGGGTCTTTATCGTATGAAAACAGACGATGGTTTATTTGGAAAAAATCGAAAAACTAAAAACTTATTCAATTTTATACTAATGGGAGAAGCTTCAGGATTAGGGCAATTTTTGGGTGGGATTCTGTGTATTGTTATAGGTATTATCGCATTTTTTGTGAAGTAGAAATAAATGAGAATTTCTATTCTTCACTGAAATATTGTGAAAAATTACGCTTAAACTAACGGGTGCTTTACTTCAAGTAGAAGTAAAGCATTTTTTCTTATTGAACTAAAACGGGGCAGGTTCGTCCAATAAGTATATATATTACGGATTGAAATATGAGGAAGTGAAATTCTGTGAATATTAATTGGTTAGTTGAAGATATAGTTTTTGAAACAATGCTTGAAGCTGATGTATGGGCAGATTCATTGGTGAATGAAATTTATGGTAGAAACTTTAATGGTTATATTACAACGGATTATAAAATTGCTTGTGCAATGGCTTTTAGATTAGCTACTGCAAGAGAACTAAGAGTTTTTACATCAGAAGATGAACCTAATAGATATAAAGTATGGGTAGAGTTTCACAATCAAGAGTAAAACACTGGCTTATCCAACTAACGGGTGCTTTAGTTAAAGATCATCTGGCTGCTTTAAGCAGCATATTTTCTTGATGATCTAATGGGGGTGTTGATAAACACATTACAGAAGTGGTATTAACTACCGAGGGAGGTACAGCATGATTAAAATCCAAAATAAGTCTGATACTCTAATCATTGTGATACACGAAATTTATGGTATCAACCAACATATGAAGAGTTTTTGTGAAATTATATCCGAAGATTGTTTTGATGTCATTTGCCCAAATTTATTAAAACGAGAAACACCTTTTGATTATTCTCAGGAGGAAGTTGCTTATCGTAATTTTATGGAGAACATAGGTTTCGCTGACGCTTCAAATAAAATAAGAGATATATTATCAGAAGCTAAAAACAACTATAAAAAAATATTTATCATTGGATTTAGCGTAGGGGCAACTGTTTCCTGGTTGTGTAGTGAAGAAGAGTGTGTCGATGGAATAGTTGGATACTATGGTTCGCGTATTAGGAATTATGAGGAAATATCTCCTCGATGTCCTACTATGCTTTTCTTTCCGCATGAAGAACCATCATTTAATGTAGATGAGTTAATATCAATTTTAGATAAAAAGAATATCGAGGTACATAAATATTCCGGACAACACGGATTTAGTGATCCTTACTCTCCAAAATATAATTTAGAATCCACAGAAAAAGCATTTATTGAAATGGTGAGTTTTTTAAAAGCAAATAAATCTAACTGAAGTCTTATTCAACAACCAGAGGCTTTACTTCAATAAGAAGGTTTGAGAGAAAAATTTAGAAGAAAATAAAATAAATTGAGTAATCAAGTGAAGTTCTAGTTACTATAAAATACAGGGGTGCGGATATTGAAGAAGATAGAAGAATTGCAGAGAACGTTAATGACGGGTGGAAATAAGAAAATAGATAAGATTCAAGCACAAACGGTACATATTTTATTTGGTGAATCACCAGCTGGGTGCTTACGTGCTGCGTTTCGAAATACACCTTATGAAAAGACTGAGGAAATCATTGTATTACCAAATATTTTATCTGTTGGTCCTGTGAAAAATATACATACAAAAGAAGGAATGCAGGCACGTTTTCATTGGTTTAAAGAGCGTTACCGGGATGAGGGCAATGAGCGTGATGTTACTATGCTAGGAATGATTGATTCAGTGGATAGAATCAAAGCCATTCCACAAGTTCAGGATATTGTTATTTGGACTTGTAATAATGCACACGAACAAACAGGCCTACGGATAGTCCTTGCACTGCTTAAAGGAAAGTTGAACACAATCTTTGTGATAAATACTTATACGGCTTTTCATAAATTGTATGATTTGCATCCATATGAAGAAGATTACCCGAGAACAACTGGCGAACTTCCGAGTGAGAAATTATCCTTTTTTTATGAGCAATATAAGCAACATCCCCTAAAAGACATTCGACGAACAAGTTTATGCGAAGAAGGCAAGAACCTTCTTAATAATGACCAATCTTTACTTCGCACATGGGCAGACCACCAATTATGGCATAATTATGTGCTAACCAGAGATGATGACTTAATCATTACTTGTGCAAAAAGACTAAATGAAGAACTTGAATATCCTGATTTTATAAAGGCTGCGCGTGTTATTGGCGAAGTTTTATGTCAGATGGAGCAATATACAGGAGCAGCATGGCTCGAATACCGCTTGCGTTGTTTAATCGAACTAGAAATATTTGAATACGAAGGAAATTTGAAAGCAATGCGGTATTACGGAGTAAAGTTAAAAGAGGAATTTTCAGCATAACGTTTATAAAGAAATCTGAACAACATGAAGATTACTGGAAATGTGGTTATGTCCTTCCTATCTTCAACTCCCATGAAAATTAAAATTACCGACAGTCAAAAAAAGACAACGAAAGTAGACACAGCTGATTTGATTTTTTAAAAAGTGCAGCGCATAAACTTGGATCGGATTATTTGTTGCATTAGGATGCATTTGGTTCAGAGAGCTAAAAGGGAAGGTGTAGAAATGACTGATTGTTGTGCTTCAAAAGAACAAATTACTGAAAGTAATGATACTGAGTTTTGTCCATCTTGTAATACCAAAGGGAAAAAGTTGAAAATTATTACGTTGAAATCAATGCTTAAACCATCAGTTTTAGATTCTTTGAATCCGAGTTTGACTCATTACTTTTGTTCAACGAAAGATTGTGATGTTGTCTATTTTGATACAGAGAAAAAATTGTACCTTAAGTCAGAAGTAAAGGTATCTGTGCATCAAAAAGATGATTCTCCCACAGTACCAGTTTGCTATTGCTTTAGTTGGACAAAAGAGAAAATTAAGAAATATGAAGAACAAGAACTTTCTCCTAAACCTTTAGAACACATTCGAGTAAATGTAAAAGCGGACAGATGCGGGTGTGAGGTAAATAATCCTCAAGGAAGTTGCTGTATAGGGAATGTTACGAAATATATAAAAAGTCTTTAACTAAAGCAATATATTTTTTTACTAACGGGTGCTTTACTTCAAGTAGGAGTAAAGCATTTTTTCTTATTAAACTAACGGGGCCGTTTAGTTGAAGAAATGAATGGAAAAAGGGAAATAAGAGTGAAAATGTTGATATATTAAAAAAAGCCAACAGATACTGTTGGCTTTTTTCTGTCAATTTATGGTTGTATATCGCTACCGAAGTTATTGCTAAATGCTGTAATCTTTAAAACTAAAGATTTTCCGGTTGAAAAAGAATAATAAACGATAAATATAAAAATATAGAGCCTACTACATATACTACTTCAATGCTAAAACGTTGTCCTAAGTTTCTTCATCAACTAATAATGCAAGTTAAGTTAAAGAAGGACTATCCCCCTTTAATAGAGAATTGAAAAAGGAGAAAAACTAAATAGAAAAAGATGCCGTCATGGCTTAAGGAGCATTTAATTTGAACACACAAACTCATGCAATTTCACATGGATGGACTATAATGGCACATGAAAACATTTCTATATATACAAAATATAGTGGACCTAATCCTAATCAAATTGTGTTAATAGATTGGGATGGAGACGCTTAGGGGATGGGGATCATGCTGGAAGGAAAGATAATCAAATTCTATCGCGAACAACAAGAAATGAAGCAAAAGGACCTAGGGGAAGGAATTTCCTCCAGTACTCATATCAGTAAAATAGAACGGGGGCTTACAGAAGTATCGGATGAAACTATTCTATTATTATCTCAAAGACTAGGAATTGATATGGAAAGGGAAGTGTTAAATTACAGGAGGGTGGAATCCTTATTAAAGGAGTGGCATGATGCCATTGTGAAGGAACTGCAGACAAAGGCGGATAGTATAAAAAGGCAGCTTGATGGAATTAACCTTTTATATATTCAGGATTTTTATCGATCCTACACCCTTGTGCTCACCAGATACTACTTGTCTATTAGTGAGTTTACATCAGCGCAGGCTCTAATAGAGGAGATGGATGTTTGGACAGGTTTATCTAATTATGAGGAAAATATGTTGTTGCACATAAAGGGGATTTTCCATCTGACCGTGAAGTATGACTATGTCAGTGCCATCTCTTTTCTAGGTCAAATCAGTCTGGAGCAATACTCCAATCAGGAATATTATTACGACTTGGCTGTTGCCTATAGTTCGCTCAATTCTCGCGTCCTAGCTTTTTTCAATGCGAATAAGGCACTGGCCTTCTTCACCAAAATTCGCAGCTTCTCCCGTATCATTAAAGCTGAAATGCTGATGCTCATCCAGCTCGAGCAATCGAAGGATTACCGTTTTCTAAGCAGTGAATATCATAGATTGATAGATATGACAGGGGATTATGGGCTCGATCATCAAAAAGCGATGCTGCATCATAACCTCGGCTATCTGAATTTGATGCACGGCTATTTCAAGCAGGCTGCTGAATATTACAAAAAGTCGATGGATGCACGCAAATCCTCGGAGCCCAAGTATGTCGCCTCGCTGGAGGGGTACATAAACGCTTTGACGAAAGAAGGGAAGACGCCAAAGGAAAAGCTTCTAAAGCTTGTAGAAGAGGGACTCGTGTTATGCAGGAATTTTTCGGCCGCCACCTTTCATCATCTCTTTACGATGCATTATCACTCCATTCTAGGTGAGGATGACCAGTATTATCACTATCTGGAGAACAAGGCATTTCCCCACTTTGACAAAATGGGCTATGTAATGGCGAAAGAGTTTTATGCGGTAAAATTATTTGACTACTACATGTCCAACAATGATATGGTCAATGCTAATCGTTATGCTGGAGCAATTGTGGAGAAGTTCAGAAGAAATAATCAGTTTGTTTGATGGAGAGGTTACGTTTTTATGGCTGAAGCTTTAAGTTTTGGTCAGAAAATGGACTTGTAAAGAGGAAAAAACGCTCTATTTTTATGTTTTTTGCATCGTTCGGGGGTGAAAAGAATGTTTGTGCTTCCTTCTGAGCTAGGATGGGGTGCTCAAAATATCCTATTCTAACAATCCTAATCATTTATCTTTTTCACATCGGGTCACACCTCACTAACCAAAAGAAAAGACGCCTGCTTTCTCTATATAAAGCAGGCATCTTCCACTAAAATTATCTTAATCCGTAAGCCTTGATGATCTCTTGGGTAATTTTGTTTCCTTCATCATCCCAAGCGCTTGCTCTGAGTGAAACGGATTTTGCGTTTATCGGATTTTGGATGGTTGCGGCATAAGCGTCGCCATCTTTTGTAAGCTTCACTTTTTTCCACGATTCGCCTTCATTGAATGAAACTTCCAGAGTGGCATCCTTCACGTTTCCGTATCCTACTGCACCTTCCACTTTACCGACAGACAGCTCAAGGTTAGTAGGACGGTTTGCCAATGCATCCCCATTTACATCGGTGTCCACCTTGTAATCCAGAGTTAGGAATGGAAGATCGTATCTCCAATCCTCTGATGCTTCCGTCCAGAAGGTCCATTCAGTATGAGTGCGGACCGACGTATTCCAGCGATCTGCGTCACGTTTTGCGTCCGTAACAAAGCGGAATTGCGTACGTTCTTTTGGTGCGACATCTGTTGCATAGAGCGCTTGGCTTTTACCTTCCTTCACTAATGTATCACCCTTGTACAATTTAGATGTCTGATTTTTTACAGATATATTATAATCGTTAATACCGCCTGTGTTTCCTGTTCCTGCATCGGCCCAAGCAGGAACATTGATCATTAGATGATTGCCTTGGCGCTCAGGAGCCCAGTAACCTTCACCCAAGCTTGGACGGACAACTGGAGAGAACCAGTTCTCTGTTAATTTTTGTCCTTTTGTGTAAGTGGCCAATGGCTGACGGATCTGCCATTTCGAATCTAAGACAGTTGCCTCGTGATACCAGCCTGTGTCCTCTATTGCCGAAACATACTCAGTGCGGGCTCTTGGTAATGATATCTTTTTCAGGAAGCCTACAGCCCCAAATGTATGCGGACGCAAGTCGTATCGGAATTCTCCACCTGCTGTTTCAATGTGGGAATTGTAGCGACTGTCGATTGTCGCTAGGTCTTTATTCTTCGGTGCATAGGTTAAATCCTTTGGTATAGAACCTTTATGGACATCCATAAGATCATATACATATGGAGAATCGATTGTTCCTTCTACTTGCAGTTTTACATCTCCTGAACGTACAGCTTTTACAAGCTTGTCGCCTTCTTTTTTGCTGATACTAGCAACAGCAATCGGGTTGTCTGTGTACTCTGGAGTACCAGCATATTTACTAAATTCTTTATCCTCATTGTTGACGATGATCAGTAGCTTTGCCCCGGCAGCAGCAGCAACAGCAGCTTGTTGAGAAGGGGTTACTTCATCATTTCGATCGACCACAACAGCTTTACCTTTTGCTTTTAGGCGGTCGAAGTCAGCTGAACTGCCTTTTCCAGCATAGACAGTGGATAAGTTATACTTTCCATCCAACAATGTACTTCCAGCCAATGGAATATCATCCAGTTCCTTTCCATTAAAGTTAATGGTCAGAAATGGTTTTGTTAAACGCCAGCGAGTGAGCTGCTCAAAATATCCGGTTTTGACTTCTTTTGTTGGAACAGCGTACATCTTATCAATCCAAACCGGCATCAAATAGAGACTAGTCAGGGGCATATCACCAATTGTTCGGTGATATTCCATACGTTGGTAATTTGCCTCTGTTTTCTTCGGTACCTCTACAGATATTTCTTTTGCTTTTCTTGCATCGAGTTCCACTGTTTTTGGTCCGTTCAGTTCCACTTCCGGGTCACCTACAAGGGCTACACCAGCGTGGTCTGTGTTCACGTCCACATCCATTAGGGACATGGCTGAATAGGTGCCTGGCGGCAGGCGAAGTTCTGATGAACCATTGACAGCATAAACAAACGGCTCCATTTTCTCGCTGGATATTGCCACATATGCCAGTCCAGCAGAGCCGTCACGGTCAGTTGCATTTAGTGTAAGAGTATAACGTTCCTCTTCCTTGACCATCGCCATAGTTGTGTGTACAACAGCTTCTCCGTTTGCTTTTGCTGTTAAGTATCCTTGATAACGAGAACCTGTTTCGCCAAGTGTCGGATCAAGTGTTACGTTCACGTCCG from Paenisporosarcina sp. FSL H8-0542 encodes:
- a CDS encoding helix-turn-helix transcriptional regulator yields the protein MLEGKIIKFYREQQEMKQKDLGEGISSSTHISKIERGLTEVSDETILLLSQRLGIDMEREVLNYRRVESLLKEWHDAIVKELQTKADSIKRQLDGINLLYIQDFYRSYTLVLTRYYLSISEFTSAQALIEEMDVWTGLSNYEENMLLHIKGIFHLTVKYDYVSAISFLGQISLEQYSNQEYYYDLAVAYSSLNSRVLAFFNANKALAFFTKIRSFSRIIKAEMLMLIQLEQSKDYRFLSSEYHRLIDMTGDYGLDHQKAMLHHNLGYLNLMHGYFKQAAEYYKKSMDARKSSEPKYVASLEGYINALTKEGKTPKEKLLKLVEEGLVLCRNFSAATFHHLFTMHYHSILGEDDQYYHYLENKAFPHFDKMGYVMAKEFYAVKLFDYYMSNNDMVNANRYAGAIVEKFRRNNQFV
- a CDS encoding S8 family serine peptidase; the encoded protein is MKKLTMKTLLVGSIAASMLSGSIFQVNALGASRNGTVLDKSTVAMSNNGTGDHVITLITGDVVKVSTLKNGKYIINVEPANEDGDGVRVLTFGEDTFVFPNSTMPYLAAGKLDKDLFNITKLIEYGYDDKNQAGLPVIVEYEETKARSFSKNIAPKGAKKVRDLESINGAALTTDKMKADTFWEDVTVQRDNKEPEKSSLFKYGVEKIWLDGRVEAALHQSVPQIGAHTAWEAGFTGEGVKVAVLDSGIDPGHPDLVDQLDEAVSFVPGEEVNDGNGHGTHVASTVLGTGAADGRSKGVAPDARLLVGKVLSDQGFGQDSWIIDGMEWASENAKIVNMSLGTSEPGDGKDPMSQAVNRLSEENGTLFVIAAGNNGAEGSIGSPGAADSALTIGAVDKSDRLAWFSSMGPRYGDMGLKPDLSAPGVGIVAARSQFTSGSGYYSRKDGTSMASPHVAGAAAILAEKHPEWDGKALKEALMNTTTKLEGSQPYQVGTGRVDIAAALGTQLRATSSVSFGFFKWPNDQAAPVEKVVTYTNDSAEDITIELEATFTNAKGKEAPSGMLNLSENTITVPANGTADVNVTLDPTLGETGSRYQGYLTAKANGEAVVHTTMAMVKEEERYTLTLNATDRDGSAGLAYVAISSEKMEPFVYAVNGSSELRLPPGTYSAMSLMDVDVNTDHAGVALVGDPEVELNGPKTVELDARKAKEISVEVPKKTEANYQRMEYHRTIGDMPLTSLYLMPVWIDKMYAVPTKEVKTGYFEQLTRWRLTKPFLTINFNGKELDDIPLAGSTLLDGKYNLSTVYAGKGSSADFDRLKAKGKAVVVDRNDEVTPSQQAAVAAAAGAKLLIIVNNEDKEFSKYAGTPEYTDNPIAVASISKKEGDKLVKAVRSGDVKLQVEGTIDSPYVYDLMDVHKGSIPKDLTYAPKNKDLATIDSRYNSHIETAGGEFRYDLRPHTFGAVGFLKKISLPRARTEYVSAIEDTGWYHEATVLDSKWQIRQPLATYTKGQKLTENWFSPVVRPSLGEGYWAPERQGNHLMINVPAWADAGTGNTGGINDYNISVKNQTSKLYKGDTLVKEGKSQALYATDVAPKERTQFRFVTDAKRDADRWNTSVRTHTEWTFWTEASEDWRYDLPFLTLDYKVDTDVNGDALANRPTNLELSVGKVEGAVGYGNVKDATLEVSFNEGESWKKVKLTKDGDAYAATIQNPINAKSVSLRASAWDDEGNKITQEIIKAYGLR